A part of Trueperaceae bacterium genomic DNA contains:
- the gluQRS gene encoding tRNA glutamyl-Q(34) synthetase GluQRS encodes MSEGTTAGPGTARAAADRYRGRFAPSPTGYLHLGNARTALLAWLRARSFGGELVMRVEDLDGPRTRPEAVLGNLEELRWLGLDWDEGPDVGGAHAPYLQSLRSAAYAAAFERLQAAGTVFPCYLSRKDIAEASSAPHGAPSGDRPGEPFGAGRPAGAERVYGEAERALSAGLAREKATAGASPSWRFAVAAAAVEFTDACAGRVRLDLPRDVGHFVVRRSDGLWAYQLAVVVDDGAMGITEVVRGADLLTSTGAQLALYAALGAPPPAFAHVGLLVDAGGERLAKRRGSLTLHELRHAGVRPERVLGLLASTIGVMARPAELDVGELRAAFDPERHGCGGARLSPEELTWLHAQ; translated from the coding sequence CTGAGCGAAGGGACCACCGCCGGGCCCGGCACCGCGCGGGCCGCGGCCGACCGTTACCGCGGCCGGTTCGCACCCTCCCCCACCGGCTACCTCCATCTGGGCAACGCCCGCACCGCGCTCCTGGCGTGGCTGCGGGCGCGCTCGTTCGGCGGCGAGCTCGTCATGCGCGTCGAGGACCTCGACGGGCCGCGCACGCGCCCGGAGGCGGTGCTCGGCAACCTCGAGGAGCTGCGCTGGCTGGGCCTCGACTGGGACGAGGGGCCCGACGTGGGCGGCGCGCACGCCCCCTACCTCCAGAGCCTGCGCTCGGCGGCGTACGCCGCCGCCTTCGAGCGTCTGCAAGCTGCCGGCACCGTCTTCCCCTGCTACTTGTCGCGCAAGGACATCGCCGAAGCCTCCTCCGCCCCGCACGGCGCGCCGAGCGGCGACCGGCCCGGCGAGCCGTTCGGCGCCGGCCGGCCGGCCGGCGCCGAGCGCGTCTACGGCGAGGCGGAAAGGGCGTTGAGCGCCGGGCTGGCGCGTGAGAAGGCCACGGCCGGCGCCTCACCGAGCTGGCGCTTCGCGGTGGCCGCGGCGGCGGTCGAGTTCACCGACGCGTGCGCCGGCCGGGTGCGCCTCGACCTGCCGCGCGACGTCGGCCACTTCGTCGTGCGCCGCTCCGACGGGCTCTGGGCCTACCAGCTGGCCGTGGTCGTCGACGACGGCGCGATGGGCATCACCGAGGTCGTGCGCGGCGCGGACCTGCTCACCAGCACGGGAGCCCAGCTCGCGCTCTACGCCGCGCTGGGAGCGCCGCCCCCCGCCTTCGCGCACGTCGGGCTCCTGGTGGACGCGGGCGGCGAGCGGCTGGCCAAGCGCCGCGGGTCCCTCACCCTTCACGAGCTCAGGCACGCCGGCGTCCGACCGGAGCGGGTGCTGGGGCTCCTGGCGAGCACCATCGGGGTCATGGCCCGGCCTGCGGAGCTGGACGTCGGCGAACTGCGCGCCGCGTTCGACCCAGAACGGCACGGCTGTGGCGGGGCTCGGCTCTCGCCCGAGGAACTCACCTGGCTCCACGCTCAGTAG
- the trpA gene encoding tryptophan synthase subunit alpha, giving the protein MSRIADAFARARADGRAAFVAYLTASYPDDESCLAAAEAVLRYADVLELGLPFSDPLGDGPVIQRASEAALAAGASSRRTLDLVGQLRARTSKPILIMSYYNPIYCYPGGEGAFVRAAKAAGADGLILPDLPPDEGQDLIAVARAVDLDTVFLVAPTSTPERLRLVTAACRGFVYAVSVTGVTGARADVPAEVADLVAATKAVTDLPVAVGFGVANRASATRVARFADGVVVGSAIVSALGRGEDLGRLAADLAAGCVRAAV; this is encoded by the coding sequence ATGAGCCGAATAGCCGACGCCTTCGCACGAGCGCGCGCCGATGGGCGCGCCGCTTTCGTCGCTTACCTCACCGCCTCGTACCCGGACGACGAGAGTTGCCTGGCGGCGGCCGAGGCCGTGCTGCGCTACGCGGACGTCCTCGAGCTCGGACTGCCGTTCTCGGACCCGCTCGGTGACGGCCCGGTGATCCAACGAGCCAGCGAGGCCGCGCTCGCCGCCGGCGCGAGCAGCAGGCGCACGCTCGACCTGGTCGGGCAGCTGCGGGCGCGGACGAGCAAGCCCATCCTGATCATGAGCTACTACAACCCGATCTACTGCTACCCGGGTGGCGAAGGGGCGTTCGTCCGCGCGGCCAAGGCCGCAGGCGCCGACGGACTCATCCTTCCCGACCTGCCACCGGACGAGGGGCAGGACCTGATAGCCGTGGCCAGGGCGGTCGACCTCGACACGGTCTTCCTGGTGGCCCCGACCTCGACTCCCGAACGCCTGCGGCTCGTGACGGCCGCCTGCCGCGGCTTCGTCTACGCCGTGTCCGTCACCGGCGTCACGGGCGCGCGCGCGGACGTGCCGGCCGAGGTCGCCGACCTGGTGGCCGCCACCAAGGCGGTCACGGACCTCCCCGTGGCCGTCGGGTTCGGCGTCGCCAACCGGGCGAGCGCCACCCGCGTAGCGCGCTTCGCGGATGGGGTCGTGGTGGGTTCGGCCATCGTCAGCGCCCTGGGGCGCGGGGAGGACCTGGGACGTCTCGCCGCCGACCTCGCGGCCGGCTGCGTGCGTGCGGCGGTGTAG
- a CDS encoding DUF4180 domain-containing protein: MTELLLIGDSPVLLLPDMGEPLGDPGDATALIGEAFGCGATWVALPSVRLREDFLELRTRTAGEFLQKFVTYGVNIAVIGDIADRVTASASLRAFVEESNRGGSVWFLPDMAALRSRLT, from the coding sequence GTGACGGAGCTGCTGCTGATCGGGGACTCGCCCGTGCTGCTGCTGCCGGACATGGGTGAGCCGCTTGGCGACCCGGGCGACGCCACTGCACTGATCGGCGAGGCGTTCGGATGCGGGGCCACCTGGGTGGCTTTGCCCTCCGTGCGGTTACGTGAGGACTTCCTCGAGCTGCGCACCCGGACGGCAGGGGAGTTCTTGCAGAAGTTCGTGACCTACGGAGTGAACATCGCCGTCATCGGCGACATAGCCGATCGGGTCACTGCCAGCGCGTCGCTCCGGGCCTTCGTCGAGGAGTCGAACCGGGGCGGCTCGGTGTGGTTCTTGCCCGATATGGCCGCTCTACGCAGTCGCCTGACCTGA
- the trpB gene encoding tryptophan synthase subunit beta codes for METTINSDSPRDAGSATRFPLPDARGRFGRFGGRYVPETLIPALDTLESAYLAARQDGEFMGEYAAALRDKVGRPSLLYLARNLTERLGGARIYLKREDLNHTGAHKINNTLGQALLARRMGKRRVIAETGAGQHGVATATAAALYGLECHVYMGEEDVRRQALNVYRMRLLGAEVVPVTSGTKTLKDATNEAIRDWVTNVRDTFYILGSVVGPHPYPMLVRDFQSVIGREVAAQLEAAEGRAVPDAIVACVGGGSNAIGIFAPFAYLRERRPRLVGVEAGGHGVTSGMHAASISGGKTGVLHGSLMYLLSDADGQISPPHSVSAGLDYPGVGPEHSYYAEQGIAEYVPVTDAEALDAFELLSRTEGIVPALESAHAVAHAVRLAPTMGKEQVLVVSLSGRGDKDVAEVLRLRSGAPAEPTGPAPAGERAAPGVAGGQEVGA; via the coding sequence ATGGAGACGACCATCAACAGCGACTCACCGAGGGACGCAGGGTCCGCGACGCGGTTCCCGTTACCCGACGCGCGCGGGCGCTTCGGACGCTTCGGCGGCCGCTACGTGCCCGAGACCCTGATCCCCGCGCTCGACACCCTGGAGTCCGCCTACCTGGCCGCGCGCCAGGACGGGGAGTTCATGGGCGAGTACGCCGCCGCCCTGCGTGACAAGGTCGGCAGGCCGAGCCTGCTCTACCTCGCACGCAACCTCACCGAGCGCCTGGGCGGTGCGCGCATCTACCTCAAGCGCGAGGACCTCAACCACACGGGGGCGCACAAGATCAACAACACGCTCGGACAGGCGCTCCTCGCGCGCCGCATGGGCAAGCGCCGGGTCATCGCCGAGACGGGCGCGGGCCAGCACGGCGTGGCCACCGCCACCGCGGCCGCCCTGTACGGTCTGGAGTGCCACGTCTACATGGGCGAGGAGGACGTGCGCCGCCAGGCGCTGAACGTCTACCGCATGCGGCTCCTCGGCGCCGAGGTCGTGCCGGTGACGAGCGGCACCAAGACCCTCAAGGACGCGACGAACGAGGCCATCAGGGACTGGGTGACCAACGTGAGGGACACGTTCTACATCCTCGGCTCCGTCGTGGGCCCGCACCCCTACCCGATGCTCGTGAGGGACTTCCAGAGCGTGATCGGCCGGGAGGTGGCCGCGCAGCTCGAGGCCGCCGAGGGGCGCGCCGTGCCCGACGCGATCGTGGCGTGCGTCGGCGGCGGCAGCAACGCCATCGGGATCTTCGCGCCGTTCGCCTACCTCCGCGAGCGCCGGCCCCGGCTCGTGGGCGTGGAGGCGGGCGGCCACGGCGTCACCAGCGGCATGCACGCCGCGTCGATCTCGGGCGGCAAGACCGGCGTCCTCCACGGCTCCCTCATGTACTTGCTGTCCGACGCCGACGGGCAGATCTCCCCGCCCCACTCCGTGTCGGCCGGCCTCGACTACCCGGGCGTCGGGCCGGAGCACAGCTACTACGCCGAGCAGGGCATCGCCGAGTACGTGCCCGTCACGGACGCCGAGGCGCTCGACGCGTTCGAGCTCCTCTCGCGCACGGAAGGGATCGTCCCCGCGCTCGAGAGCGCGCACGCCGTGGCCCACGCCGTCCGGCTGGCGCCGACGATGGGCAAGGAGCAGGTCCTGGTCGTTAGCCTTTCCGGACGGGGCGACAAGGACGTCGCCGAGGTCCTCAGGCTTCGCTCCGGCGCGCCCGCGGAGCCGACCGGACCCGCTCCCGCGGGCGAGCGGGCAGCCCCCGGGGTCGCCGGTGGGCAGGAGGTGGGGGCATGA
- the sucD gene encoding succinate--CoA ligase subunit alpha, whose amino-acid sequence MSVLVGTHTRLLVQGLGEAGTFHTDKAIAYGTNVVGAVRPGKGGQSVRFAGDTDHSGVPGRPDEYEVNVPSFDTVRDAVLATGANATVIFVPPPFAADAIMEAAEAGIALIVTITEGIPIADMVRVKEYVRGRGVRLVGPNCPGVITPHQCKIGIMPGYIHQRGKIGVVSRSGTLTYEAVKQLTDNGLGQTTAVGIGGDPVNGTNFIDVLELFNADPETEGVIMIGEIGGSAEEDAAAWISANMRKPVASFIAGTTAPPGKRMGHAGAIISGGKGTAGEKIAALEAAGVVVATTPSDMGSAMLSAMRKAGKA is encoded by the coding sequence GTGAGCGTCCTCGTAGGTACCCACACCCGCCTCCTCGTGCAGGGCCTCGGCGAGGCCGGCACGTTCCACACGGACAAGGCCATCGCGTACGGCACCAACGTCGTCGGCGCCGTGCGGCCCGGCAAGGGCGGCCAGTCCGTGCGCTTCGCCGGCGACACCGACCACTCGGGCGTGCCCGGCAGGCCCGACGAGTACGAGGTGAACGTCCCGAGCTTCGACACGGTCAGGGACGCCGTCCTCGCGACGGGCGCCAACGCCACCGTCATCTTCGTGCCGCCGCCGTTCGCGGCCGACGCCATCATGGAAGCGGCCGAGGCGGGCATCGCCCTCATCGTGACCATCACCGAGGGCATCCCCATCGCCGACATGGTGAGGGTCAAGGAGTACGTGCGTGGGCGCGGCGTGCGACTCGTCGGCCCGAACTGCCCAGGGGTCATCACGCCCCACCAGTGCAAGATCGGCATCATGCCCGGCTACATCCACCAGCGCGGGAAGATCGGCGTCGTGAGCCGCTCCGGCACGCTCACCTACGAGGCCGTCAAGCAGCTCACCGACAACGGTCTCGGTCAGACGACGGCCGTCGGCATCGGCGGCGACCCCGTGAACGGCACCAACTTCATCGACGTGCTCGAGCTGTTCAACGCCGACCCGGAGACCGAGGGCGTCATCATGATCGGCGAGATCGGCGGGAGCGCGGAAGAGGACGCCGCCGCCTGGATCAGCGCGAACATGCGCAAGCCGGTCGCCTCGTTCATCGCCGGCACTACCGCCCCTCCCGGCAAGCGCATGGGCCACGCCGGTGCGATCATCTCCGGCGGCAAGGGAACGGCCGGCGAGAAGATCGCGGCGCTGGAGGCCGCAGGCGTGGTGGTGGCGACGACGCCGTCCGACATGGGCAGCGCCATGCTGAGCGCCATGCGCAAGGCTGGCAAGGCCTGA